A window of Bradyrhizobium sp. AZCC 1719 genomic DNA:
CTGTCGGAAATCCGCCGCGACGAGGCGGCTACCGCCGCCGCCAAGCAGCAGGCGAAGGCCTCCACCGCCGCCTGAGCGAGCACGGAAACAAGTTTAAAGGGCTCCGATTCTCAGCGAATCGGAGCCCTTTTCTATTTATCTGACGCTTTCGAAAATTCTGAAGCTGGCTGCTGCCCCGCCCTCAGGCCTCCGCCATGGCAAAGCTCTCGCCATGCAGGAAGCCGCGGCAGCCGCGCAGCGAGCGCAGCGCGCGGTTGAAATCGAGCCCCGTGGAGACCAGCGCGCGCAGCGTGGCGGGATTGCGCGCCACCCCGCGCAGCACCTTGCCGAGGTCGATATCGCCGTTCGGCTTGATGGCACTCTTGGCGAGCGCCGGAAGCGCCCTGGTGGCCGGGTCGGAGATGACCCGCAGCGCCGCGAACGGAAGCCCCGCCTCGGCCGCATAGGCCGCCGCGATATGGCTTTCCATATCGACCGCCGCCGCCCCGGTCTCCGAATGCAACGCGGCCTTGCAAGCGGTCGCCGCAATCACCTGTTCCACACCCGAAAGAATACCACGGACCACGCGCCTGCGGCGTAGCGCGGCGCGGGTAATCATTTCCTCGTTCAGCGCCAGACCTGCCAGGAACCGGGTATCGCCGGCGAGAACCTCGGTCGCCACCACCACATCGCCCGATTTCAGCGACGGATCGAGCCCGCCGGCGACGCCGAACGAGATCACACCCCTGAAAGTGGTAGAATCCAGCGTTGCCAGCAATGCGCGCAATTGCTGCGGATCGCTGGAACTGCAGATGACGATCATGCCGGGCCCGGCCGCAATGCGGGCTTCCTGCACCAATCCTGTAACGATCAAAACCGGTCGCGGATCATTCGAATTGCGATCAACCGAATTGTCCACGATCGCGGCGGCCCCCGCCTCCAAAGTCACATCCCGACCCCTACCACCCTGCTGTTGGTGCTTCTCAAATTCCGATACCGCGCCAGCGCCCAGAGCGGAAAGAACTTCGAGTAGCCATGATAACGCAAGTAAAACACCCGCGGAAAGCCTGTAGCCGTGTAACGCGCCTCATCCCACAGTCCTTTCTCGGTCTGTGTGGCTTTTAGGTACTCCACGCCCCGCACGACGGCCGGATGTTCCACCTCGCCGGCCGCCATCAGTCCAAGCAAGGCCCATGCCGTTTGCGAGGAGGTCGAAGGCGCCTGCTCATATCCCTTGTAATCGAGTCGGTAACTGACCGCATCCTCGCCCCAGCCGCCATCCCGGTTCTGGATCGAAACCAGCCAGTCCGCCGCCTTCCGAATCACGGGATCCTGGTGGTCCACGCCGGCGGCATTGAGCGCACACAGCACCGACCAGGTTCCATAGATGTAGTTCAGCCCCCAGCGGCCGTACCAGGAACCCTCCGCGAGCTGGGTGCGGCGCAAATAGGCAATCCCGTCGGCGACCACCTTGCTGGTCTGCGCAGTCTCGCCGAGTTGGGCCAGCATCGAAATGCAGCGCGCGGTGACGTCCTCGGTCGGCGGATCGAGCAGCGCGCCGTGATCGGAGAACGGGATGTTGTTGAGGTAATATTCAAGATTGTTGACGTCGAAGGCGGCCCAGCCGCCATCACGGCTCTGCAGGCCCTCGATCCACTCGCGGCCGCGCGCAATCGCCTGATCGTACTCCTTGCTGCCGGTCTGCCGGCGCGCCCGGTCCATCGCCATCACGACCACGGCGGTGTCGTCGAGATCGGGATAATGGTCGTTGTTGTACTGGAACGCCCAGCCGCCCGGACGAACGTCTGGCGCCTTCGCCGCCCAGTCGCCCTTGAGGTCGAGCACCTGCCGCGGCTTCAGCCAGTCGAGGCCCTGCTTCATCTTCTTGAGCGTGTCCTCGCCGCCCGCCTCCGCCAGCGCGTGGCAGGTCAGCGCGGTGTCCCACACGGGGGAGACGCAGGGCTGGCAATAGGCTTCGTGCTCGCCGATCACGAGCAGCTTGTCGATGCCCTTGCGGGTGACCGCACGCGGGGGATAATCCGGTCCCTTGCCGAGCGCGTCGTACATCATCACGATGTTGGCCATCGGCGGATAGATCGCACCCATGCCGTCTTCGCCGTTGAGCCGCTCCTCGGTAAACGCGAGCGCGGCGTCGATCGCGCGCTGGCGCAGCTTTTTCGGAAACAACGGTTCGACCACGCGCAGGATCTTGTCCAGCGTGCTGAAGAGCGTGAACCAGCCCCAGCTTTGATGCGGCGCCTTCGCGTTCATCCCGACCGACTTGGGATCCTGCAGGAACAACTCGTCGATGCCGACGCCCTTGGGATTCTTCGCCAGCGGCTTCAACGCCGCCATCACCATCAGCGGCACGATCGTGGTGCGCGCCCAATAGGAAATCTTGTTGAGATGGAACGGCGACCACATCGGCAACAGCATGATCTCGACCGGCAGCACCGGCACCGCTCGCCAAGTCAATACACCGTAGAACGCCAGCAGAAACCGCGTGAAAACGTTGACGCGGGCAGCACCGCCGCGGGAACGGATCGCCTCGCGGGCGCGCACCATATGCGGCGCATCGACGGAATCGCCAATCATCTTCAGCGCGAAATAGGATTTGACGCTGGCGCTCATGTCGAACGGGCCATCCTGCACCAGCGGCCACCCGCCATGATTGCCTTGGGTGCGACGTAGATAGTTCGCGATCTTGGCTTCGAGCTCACTGTCGATGGGCTCGGCAAGATAGTGGCGCAGCAGGATGTATTCGGCAGGGATGGTGCTGTCGGCTTCCAGCTCGAATACCCAGTGTCCGTCGGATTGACGATAACCGAACAGCGCTTCGGTCGCGGAAGCGATGCTCTTCTCCAGGGCAACGGGGTCGACGGCGTTTGTTTTGTCGATGGCAAGCATTTCGCTATACATCCCTATATTCGCGACGGGCTCTGTGAAGCCGGTCACGCAACTCGTCCTCAGGCTTAAGGTCTCGCCAGGACCAGATCGGCGGCGCGGTCGCCCGACCGCACCGATCCCTCGATGGTTGCCGGCAATCCGGTATCAGTCCAGTCACCGGCGAGAAACAGGTTTTTGAAGGACGTAACCGCCCCCGGCCGCAGCGCATGCTGCTCCGGCGTAGCCTCAAAAGTCGCACGGCGTTCGCGCACGATCTGCCAGGGCGGCAGCGGCAATTCGCCCGGCAGGCCGACGGCTTTGCAGACATCCCGCCAGATCGCCAGCGCGAGTTCTTCGCGCGGCATGTCGACGAGCCGATCGCCATTGCTGATGGTTACCGACAGCCGCTGCGGGAATGCGAACAGCCACTCCACCAGCCCGCCGACGACGCCGAGAATCGGCGGCGCATCCTTGGGCGGATCGAAGCGGAAGTGCGCGTTGACGATCGCGCGGAATTTCGACGGCGTCTTCAATCCCGGCAGCAGCGCCGCCGCAGGGCGCGGCGGCACTGCGAGCACCACGACGTCCTCGGAGCCGAGCGCGATGGTGTCGCCAACGAATTTCAGCTCGCCGACATGGCTTTCCTTCATCACGAGTTCGCGCAGCTCATGGCCGAGTTGGATCGAGGCGCCCTTGTCCTGCAAAAGCTTGATCGCCGGCTCGACCAGCACGGCACTGAGGCCGTCGCGCGCGATCAGCGGCCGGCAGGCCTGCCCGCCCGCCAGCAGCGTTTCCCGCACGATCGCGCCGGCCAGGCCTGCCGATCCCTCCGGCGGATCGACATTGAGCGCTGCCAACAACAGCGGCTGCACCAGCCGCTGGTACAGCGTGCCCTTGCAGGGGATCGCATTGCCGACCAGTTTATCGGTCCCTGCCCAGATCAGCGGCATCAATGCGAGGTAATCGAACAGCTTCGTATCGGGGACGCGGCGCGCCTCGTCGAACACCCACAACGGCAACTTGCCGTCGCCAAGGTCGAGTTGCCAGCGCCGGCCGATTGAGATGTCGATAAAGGGAAACTGCGCAGCCTTTGGCCCGATCAGCCCCGACTCGGTGCCAATCGATTTGGCGTAGGCCAGCGCATGGCGGTTGCCGGACAACAGCAAATGATTGCCGTTGTCGATGGTGAGGTTGGTGGCCGCATCGAAATAGGACCGGCAACGGCCGCCGGCCTGCTGCGTGGCCTCGTGGACATACACCCGGCAATTGGCGTTGGCGAGCCGCACGGCCGCTGAAAGGCCGGAAATGCCGGCGCCGATGATATGAACGTTTTTCTGCATCAGATGATCGCGTATCGGAGAAGGATGGCGATTTTCGCCCATTTGTGGACGCGGACCGGCTCGCGCGGAGCGGCAAAGCCCCGGGCCAGCAGCAAGTCCAGGATCGCGCGGTAATATTTCGACATGATCCGCGGCGCGCGCACCACGCGCCGCGAATTGCGTTTCATGATTTCGTCGGCTTTCTCGAAATGCTTTTTCGCGCGCTCGGCCAACGGCAGGCATACTTTCGGCAATGCACGATCGACGATCACCCGCTGCGGATCGTCGGTCGTGATGCCGGCAAGCAGCAGGCCTTCGCGTGGCAGATAGAGGCGACCGAGGCCGGCGTCTTCATCGATATCGCGCAGGATATTGGTCAATTGCAGCGCGCGCCCGAGGTGGTGGGCGAGCAGTATGCCGTCTTCCTCAGGCAGGCCGAACACGCGCACCGACAGGCGACCAACCGCGCTGGCGACACGGTCGCAATAGAGATCGAGGGTGGCAAGATCCGGCGCGCGGATGTCCTGCGGCACGTCCATCTCCATGCCGTCGACGATGGCGAGAAAATCCTCGCGCTTGAGGCCGAAGGTTTTGACCGACGCGGCGTAGTCCTGCAGACGCGGCGGTGGGTGCCCCTGGTACAGCGCATCGATATCGTCGCGCCACTGCTGGAGCGCGGCCAGCCGCTCGGGCCGCGGGCCGTCGGAATCGGCGATGTCGTCGACCTGACGGCAGAAGCTGTAGATCTGGAACATCGCCTCGCGCTGGTCGCGCGGCAGGATGCGCATCGCGGCATAGAACGAGCTGCCGGACGCGGTGGCACCGTAATCTGCGTTGGCCGCCGCCGGATGCAACGTCATGCGCCGGCCGCCGGATTTGCCTGGGGGCGGCGTCCGATCGCGCGGCGGATGATCTCGCCGGCGATGCCGCCGATGGTATGGCCGAGCAACTCCAGCTTGCTCAAATGCACGCGCTCGCTGAGCGGATCGCGCACTTTCAGCATGCCGACGATCTTGTCGGCA
This region includes:
- a CDS encoding phosphorylase, producing the protein MTLEAGAAAIVDNSVDRNSNDPRPVLIVTGLVQEARIAAGPGMIVICSSSDPQQLRALLATLDSTTFRGVISFGVAGGLDPSLKSGDVVVATEVLAGDTRFLAGLALNEEMITRAALRRRRVVRGILSGVEQVIAATACKAALHSETGAAAVDMESHIAAAYAAEAGLPFAALRVISDPATRALPALAKSAIKPNGDIDLGKVLRGVARNPATLRALVSTGLDFNRALRSLRGCRGFLHGESFAMAEA
- the shc gene encoding squalene--hopene cyclase, encoding MLAIDKTNAVDPVALEKSIASATEALFGYRQSDGHWVFELEADSTIPAEYILLRHYLAEPIDSELEAKIANYLRRTQGNHGGWPLVQDGPFDMSASVKSYFALKMIGDSVDAPHMVRAREAIRSRGGAARVNVFTRFLLAFYGVLTWRAVPVLPVEIMLLPMWSPFHLNKISYWARTTIVPLMVMAALKPLAKNPKGVGIDELFLQDPKSVGMNAKAPHQSWGWFTLFSTLDKILRVVEPLFPKKLRQRAIDAALAFTEERLNGEDGMGAIYPPMANIVMMYDALGKGPDYPPRAVTRKGIDKLLVIGEHEAYCQPCVSPVWDTALTCHALAEAGGEDTLKKMKQGLDWLKPRQVLDLKGDWAAKAPDVRPGGWAFQYNNDHYPDLDDTAVVVMAMDRARRQTGSKEYDQAIARGREWIEGLQSRDGGWAAFDVNNLEYYLNNIPFSDHGALLDPPTEDVTARCISMLAQLGETAQTSKVVADGIAYLRRTQLAEGSWYGRWGLNYIYGTWSVLCALNAAGVDHQDPVIRKAADWLVSIQNRDGGWGEDAVSYRLDYKGYEQAPSTSSQTAWALLGLMAAGEVEHPAVVRGVEYLKATQTEKGLWDEARYTATGFPRVFYLRYHGYSKFFPLWALARYRNLRSTNSRVVGVGM
- the hpnE gene encoding hydroxysqualene dehydroxylase HpnE encodes the protein MQKNVHIIGAGISGLSAAVRLANANCRVYVHEATQQAGGRCRSYFDAATNLTIDNGNHLLLSGNRHALAYAKSIGTESGLIGPKAAQFPFIDISIGRRWQLDLGDGKLPLWVFDEARRVPDTKLFDYLALMPLIWAGTDKLVGNAIPCKGTLYQRLVQPLLLAALNVDPPEGSAGLAGAIVRETLLAGGQACRPLIARDGLSAVLVEPAIKLLQDKGASIQLGHELRELVMKESHVGELKFVGDTIALGSEDVVVLAVPPRPAAALLPGLKTPSKFRAIVNAHFRFDPPKDAPPILGVVGGLVEWLFAFPQRLSVTISNGDRLVDMPREELALAIWRDVCKAVGLPGELPLPPWQIVRERRATFEATPEQHALRPGAVTSFKNLFLAGDWTDTGLPATIEGSVRSGDRAADLVLARP
- the hpnD gene encoding presqualene diphosphate synthase HpnD, encoding MTLHPAAANADYGATASGSSFYAAMRILPRDQREAMFQIYSFCRQVDDIADSDGPRPERLAALQQWRDDIDALYQGHPPPRLQDYAASVKTFGLKREDFLAIVDGMEMDVPQDIRAPDLATLDLYCDRVASAVGRLSVRVFGLPEEDGILLAHHLGRALQLTNILRDIDEDAGLGRLYLPREGLLLAGITTDDPQRVIVDRALPKVCLPLAERAKKHFEKADEIMKRNSRRVVRAPRIMSKYYRAILDLLLARGFAAPREPVRVHKWAKIAILLRYAII